The following are encoded together in the Bombus pascuorum chromosome 10, iyBomPasc1.1, whole genome shotgun sequence genome:
- the LOC132911230 gene encoding uncharacterized protein LOC132911230 yields MSCKLLVEKKIIMLRIGSLLTMLVFMTIMKIVVSNRCLVTREEVNPKRLIHMDGQPLNLNFEVSERVTHRLATIIMKIFLTEVLGYSGVSIFEVEDKFMPNDTFDRLSGEITFNNPEQVPMVNMEVWIPAHLDTMSLQNSLDVKECGSIAPPGHFGWFVPVALSRPGDSWIIFTKRETAARFDVDEFTLDNIRNFTINPATKADYCQQSFCQDGLYIPEWCQGKPCALLLTSYGNITDFVKDHIDQLKLYVKVAWVGPNLKYVTETLTKELLLIRNFTHDRSLVFLHWTPSSVVPNERDFVTVEFGRCGTTKLEIECKYESNRLTKLVWSKLEYAAKLAFEAISHAKFTREMYEDLIYRHNNFSETVHEEQIACDWLKDNLNYTLKEWMPITADKNILYVGGIFPMNEAFYSGKSILIAARMAKEAINMNNTVLTNYDFKMLASDGQCKSDMVMRSFIDYIVLNQYDKLIGVLGPACSETVEPLVGVSKHYRTAIISYSAEGSSFNDRTKYPYFFRTIGENKQYKHVYLQLLKKLGWKRVAALTEDGQKYTEYISYMQDILRDNGIAFVANAKFPREREAVVMTKYLQDLKQKKAKIIIADVYDQVARQVMCEAYRLEMTAVQGYVWFLPLWLRPEWYDTDRFNNENEEQVPCTSAQMFKAINGYLGLSHAYFAPDNEIMQEGITVRQWRDNYEKSCFNQQQPPSNYAGFAYDAMWTYAYAMDRLLRENQSYVFDLHSEQTINRMTDIIGETDFYGVSGRIKFFGGPSRYSVINIVQFVNNKTNLVGNFYPNVSETKHEVVGGTLDLNVSALVWLSNSMPDDGSEPPQRCVIAGLADFVNVSCEVAFVIVNFFGFGLLGILVIIGFIFIKRKYEEKVRLHEKYIQSLGLDFAHADTSDLDKWEIPRDRVVINRKLGEGAFGMVYGGEALFPEKGWLAVAVKTLKIGSSTEEKLDFLSEVEVMKRFEHKNIIKLLGVCIKSEPVLTVMEFMLYGDLKTYLLARRHLVNDQNYEDSDEISNKKLTAMALDVGRALSYLAQLKYVHRDIASRNCLVNAQRIVKLGDFGMTRPMYENDYYKFNRRGMLPVRWMAPESLGLGIFTPSSDVWSYGVLLYEIITFGSFPFQGMSNNEVLTHIKKGNSLRVPKGVKLQLENLMYSCWRTDHTKRPTAPEIVDFLATNPRILSPCLDVPLASVQIEHTGQLEIQLNENIRKFSLSWSPENLTTRSSTSTSTPVAISSPPLLDINGHDDKQTQDSLLGTGLSDVESSRPLLSNSDECSSGPPMVLQNFKRKDELAHRYVNIQPGMSNSLDHKNGGNIQTEERIAMLSENRKSEHVSIL; encoded by the exons ATGAGTTGTAAACTATTAGTT GAGAAGAAAATCATAATGTTGAGGATTGGATCTCTACTGACCATGCTGGTCTTCATGACCATCATGAAGATCGTCGTCTCGAATCGTTGTTTGGTAACGCGCGAAG AAGTCAATCCAAAGAGATTGATTCACATGGATGGACAACCATTGAATCTTAACTTCGAAGTATCTGAAAGAGTCACCCATAGGTTGGCCACCATaatcatgaaaatattcttgACCGAGGTGCTTGGTTATTCAGGAGTGTCTATCTTTGAAGTGGAAGACAAATTCATGCCGAACGACACTTTCGATAGATTGTCTGGCGAAATAACGTTCAATAATCCGGAACA AGTTCCAATGGTGAATATGGAGGTCTGGATTCCGGCACATCTGGACACGATGTCGTTGCAAAATTCACTCGACGTGAAGGAATGCGGATCCATTGCTCCGCCAGGTCATTTCGGTTGGTTCGTTCCCGTTGCGTTATCGAGACCTGGCGACAGTTGGATAATTTTCACTAAACGTGAGACAGCCGCACGTTTCGATGTGGACGAATTCACGTTGGATAACATTCGAAATTTCACTATAAATCCAGCCACCAAGGCTGACTACTGCCAGCAATCGTTTTGTCAAGATGGATTGTACATTCCCGAGTGGTGTCAGGGGAAACCATGCGCTCTATTATTGACCAGTTACGGCAACATTACTGACTTTGTCAAGGATCACATCGACCAGTTGAAGTTATACGTCAAAGTGGCCTGGGTAGGGCCGAACTTGAAATACGTGACTGAAACTTTGACCAAGGAGCTGTTGCTTATACGAAATTTTACCCATGATAG ATCTCTGGTCTTTTTACATTGGACGCCAAGCAGCGTGGTACCAAACGAGAGGGACTTTGTCACTGTCGAATTCGGCCGTTGTGGCACGACGAAATTAGAAATCGAATGCAAATACGAATCCAACAGATTAACCAAGCTAGTCTGGAGTAAACTCGAGTACGCTGCGAAATTGGCATTCGAAGCAATTAGTCACGCGAAATTCACACGGGAAATGTACGAAGATCTGATTTATCGACacaataatttttctgaaacCGTCCACGAAGAACAAATCGCGTGTGACTGGTTGAAGGACAATTTGAATTATACTCTCAAAGAATGGATGCCGATTACCGCCGACAAGAATATTCTATACGTTGGTGGGATATTTCCTATGAACGAAGCTTTCTATTCAGggaaatcgatattaatcgCAGCCAGAATGGCGAAGGAGGCGATCAATATGAACAATACGGTCCTTACaaattatgattttaaaatgttaGCTAGCGATGGTCAATGTAAGTCGGATATGGTAATGAGATCGTTCATCGATTACATAGTGCTCAATCAGTATGATAAGCTGATTGGTGTTTTGGGACCCGCTTGTTCGGAAACGGTTGAACCTTTGGTTGGTGTCTCGAAGCATTACAGAACAGCGATCATCAGTTATAGCGCCGAAGGATCGAGCTTTAACGATCGTACCAAATATCCTTACTTCTTTCGGACTATCGGCGAGAACAAGCAGTATAAGCACGTTTATTTGCAACTGTTGAAGAAACTGGGCTGGAAGAGAGTAGCTGCGTTGACGGAGGATGGACAGAAGTATACGGAGTATATATCTTATATGCAAGATATACTTAGGGACAATGGAATTGCATTTGTGGCGAATGCAAAGTTTCCAAGGGAACGAGAGGCAGTTGTGATGACTAAG TATTTGCAAGATCTGAAGCAGAAGAAGGCAAAGATCATCATCGCCGATGTTTATGATCAAGTGGCCAGACAAGTAATGTGCGAAGCGTACAGATTAGAGATGACAGCTGTCCAg GGTTACGTGTGGTTTCTGCCTCTGTGGCTTCGACCAGAATGGTACGATACGGACCGATTCAATAACGAGAACGAAGAACAAGTGCCTTGTACCTCGGCACAAATGTTTAAAGCGATAAACGGCTATCTTGGTCTCTCTCATGCATATTTTGCCCCTGACAATGAAATTATGCAGGAAGGAATAACGGTGCGTCAATGGCGCGATAATTACGAGAAGTCTTGTTTTAATCAACAACAACCACCATCGAATTACGCTGGTTTCGCGTACGATGCCATGTGGACGTATGCTTACGCAATGGATCGACTTCTCCGCGAAAATCAAAGTTACGTCTTTGACCTCCACAGCGAGCAGACTATTAATCGGATGACGGATATCATCGGTGAAACGGATTTCTATGGA GTGTCTGGAAGAATCAAATTCTTCGGTGGTCCTTCGAGATATTCTGTCATCAATATCGTTCAGTTCGTCAATAATAAAACTAATCTAGTTGGTAACTTCTACCCTAACGTATCGGAGACAAAGCACGAAGTCGTGGGTGGTACATTGGACTTAAACGTCTCAGCTCTGGTTTGGTTATCAAATAGTATGCCAGATGATGGCTCGGAACCACCTCAACGATGCGTTATCGCGGGCCTTGCAGATTTCGTCAACGTATCGTGCGAAGTCGCGTTTGTGATCGTCAATTTCTTTGGATTTGGTTTACTGGGGATACTGGTGATCATTggtttcattttcatcaagAGAAA GTACGAAGAGAAAGTGCGTCTGCACGAAAAATACATCCAATCTCTAGGTTTAGACTTTGCTCACGCGGACACGTCCGATTTAGATAAATGGGAGATACCTCGGGACAGGGTGGTTATCAATCGAAAATTGGGCGAGGGTGCGTTTGGAATGGTTTATGGTGGTGAGGCGTTATTCCCAGAGAAAGGTTGGCTGGCTGTGGCTGTGAAAACTCTAAAAATCGGAAGCTCTACTGAAGAGAAGTTAGACTTCCTCAGCGAGGTGGAAGTAATGAAAAGATTCGAACATAAGAACATAATCAAACTGTTGGGCGTATGCATTAAGAGTGAGCCAGTTTTAACCGTTATGGAGTTCATGCTTTATGGCGATCTAAAGACGTATCTTCTCGCTAGAAGACACCTCGTGAACGATCAGAATTACGAAGACTCGGATGAGATTTCTAACAAAAAACTAACTGCGATGGCATTGGACGTGGGTAGGGCTCTCAGTTATTTGGCTCAATTGAAGTATGTTCACAG agaCATTGCCTCTCGTAATTGTCTGGTAAATGCTCAACGCATCGTCAAACTTGGTGATTTCGGCATGACGAGACCTATGTACGAGAACgactattacaaatttaatcgaaGAG GCATGCTGCCAGTAAGATGGATGGCACCAGAATCCCTGGGCCTTGGAATCTTCACCCCATCTTCGGACGTTTGGTCCTATGGCGTCCTCCTTTACGAAATCATCACGTTTGGTAGCTTCCCCTTCCAAGGGATGAGCAACAACGAGGTACTTACTCACATCAAGAAGGGGAACTCATTGAGAGTTCCGAAAGGAGTCaaattacaatt AGAAAATTTGATGTACTCTTGCTGGAGAACGGACCACACAAAGAGGCCAACAGCTCCAGAGATCGTTGACTTTCTAGCAACGAATCCTCGAATTCTATCACCGTGTTTAGACGTTCCTTTGGCCAGCGTGCAAATTGAGCACACTGGACAACTGGAGATACAATTAAACGAGAACATCAGAAAGTTTTCGTTATCCTGGTCACCTGAAAACTTGACGACTCGATCATCCACGTCGACATCCACTCCCGTGGCTATATCCAGTCCTCCTTTGTTGGACATCAATGGTCACGACGACAAACAAACTCAAGACTCGTTATTAGGCACTGGACTCTCTGATGTAGAGAGTAGCAGGCCTCTGTTGTCGAATTCCGACGAGTGTTCGTCGGGTCCGCCGAtggttttacaaaatttcaaacgaaaggACGAACTGGCGCACAGGTACGTCAACATTCAGCCAGGAATGTCGAACAGTCTCGATCATAAAAACGGCGGCAATATTCAAACGGAGGAGAGGATAGCTATGCTGTCAGAGAATAGGAAATCAGAGCACGTGTCGATTCTTTGA
- the LOC132911387 gene encoding uncharacterized protein LOC132911387, whose product MNYGITELIHANIYVFLDGLVIVVMMYLLTDARLSVIENLSRTSCILSTKDFKDLSKMVHAKDILSFLFLAIHLPNCFKHSIFVTVRNLTNIYIMMANFSMDIFYINCVCILKDCFKKMDESIRQLKKLRINNNMSTQTFMHHEQLNTLVVMKLKNLEEKHLEISDGVELLNNTFMIRITVAAITTFIVVTFDIYFYIIYSHSKFPANNKYWYKPYVVPAVFYFIKFWMMIWACETATNRARKMRTTLWDVFSTTNDPLVKREVELFSLQIMHTANIFTAKTFDMNSSFLAKIVGGIIMYILILFQFLLNYVVCSRQM is encoded by the exons ATGAACTACGGCATAACAGAGTTAATTCACGCGAACATATACGTGTTCTTAGATGGGCTCGTGATCGTGGTGATGATGTATTTGTTAACTGACGCTCGATTATCGGTGATCGAAAATCTATCAAGAACCAGCTGCATATTGTCTACAAAGGATTTCAAAGATTTATCTAAAATGGTTCACGCGAAGGACATTTTAAGTTTTTTATTTCTGGCCATCCACCTACCAAACTGCTTTAAGCACAGCATTTTCGTGACAGTACGGAATCTTACCAACATATACATAATGATGGCCAACTTTTCCATGGACATATTCTACATAAATTGCGTGTGCATTTTGAAAGATTGCTTTAAGAAAATGGATGAATCTATACGACAACTGAAAAAGCTCCgaatcaataataatatgtcGACGCAGACGTTTATGCATCATGAGCAGCTAAATACGTTGGTGGTGATGAAGCTCAAGAATTTAGAGGAAAAACACTTGGAAATCAGCGATGGGGTGGAATTGCTGAACAACACGTTTATGATACGTATTACAGTCGCAGCTATTACGACGTTCATCGTGGTCACtttcgatatatatttctatataatttattcacaCAGTAAATTTCCTGCAAACAACAAGTACTGGTACAAACCGTATGTCGTGCCAGccgttttctattttatcaaGTTTTGGATGATGATTTGGGCGTGCGAAACAGCGACGAATCGAGCGAGAAAAATGAGGACGACACTTTGGGATGTTTTCAGCACTACAAACGATCCATTGGTGAAACGCGAG GTGGAACTTTTTTCTTTGCAAATAATGCACACGGCAAACATATTCACAGCAAAGACATTCGACATGAATTCATCATTTTTGGCAAAG ATCGTCGGGGGTATCATAATGTACATCTTGATcctgtttcaatttttattaaactacGTTGTGTGCAGTCGTCAGATGTAA